A genomic stretch from Sphingobacterium sp. ML3W includes:
- the prmC gene encoding peptide chain release factor N(5)-glutamine methyltransferase, whose protein sequence is MRILQDFELTFQHELNSIYDKDEIKSIFLLVVEELLGIKRIAYQLKKGDLVSETHAIRFRDIIQDLKKNKPIQYILNKADFYGEFFEVNESVLIPRQETEELVDLIIKKHASSSGLKVIDIGTGSGCIPIILSKHLKKPQVTTVDISKEAINTARKNAQRLGQTIRFINADILEWDYVFSDQQYDIIVSNPPYITPNEKQYMQQNVLAYEPELALFIEESAPLIFYDVISSFALKHLVPNGDLYFEINQYLGPETKELIEKKGFDQVQLIKDINGANRIIHAKKRG, encoded by the coding sequence ATGAGAATACTTCAAGATTTCGAATTAACGTTTCAACATGAACTAAATTCCATATATGACAAGGACGAAATAAAATCCATATTTCTACTTGTTGTGGAAGAACTATTGGGTATAAAAAGAATAGCATATCAATTGAAAAAAGGTGATTTAGTATCAGAAACGCATGCTATTCGCTTTCGGGACATTATTCAGGATCTCAAAAAAAACAAGCCTATTCAATATATTTTAAATAAGGCCGATTTTTATGGGGAATTTTTCGAAGTGAATGAATCCGTTCTGATACCGAGACAAGAAACAGAGGAACTTGTTGATTTAATCATAAAAAAACATGCTAGCTCATCTGGGTTAAAGGTCATTGATATTGGAACTGGTTCGGGTTGTATCCCTATTATTTTATCAAAACACTTAAAAAAACCACAGGTTACCACAGTAGATATTTCCAAAGAAGCCATCAATACCGCCAGAAAAAATGCGCAACGACTAGGACAAACCATTCGTTTCATCAATGCCGATATTTTAGAATGGGATTACGTCTTTTCAGACCAACAATACGATATTATCGTTTCCAATCCCCCTTATATCACACCAAATGAAAAACAGTACATGCAACAGAACGTATTAGCTTATGAACCTGAACTCGCTTTATTCATTGAAGAAAGTGCACCATTGATCTTTTATGATGTGATTTCCTCTTTTGCATTAAAACATTTGGTACCTAATGGCGATCTTTATTTTGAGATTAATCAATATCTGGGACCGGAAACAAAGGAACTCATAGAGAAAAAAGGCTTTGATCAAGTTCAGCTTATCAAGGATATCAATGGCGCTAACAGGATAATTCATGCAAAAAAGAGGGGCTAG
- a CDS encoding ankyrin repeat domain-containing protein: MEELSNYILKMNLSVLEQYIEEGKSHDIDLLLIGNPELLQETTSHGISPLLLACYYNKPQIIRILLQHTKSMTIHEACAAGLTAYVEAIIQQAPSVVNEWSSNGFTPLTLATYFNKADIVRLLLSKKVDPNIASRNEQLAYPLHIAASNNNEEIGKMLIEADADVNAIQATGETALHFAAQHGNIDFIVALLEFGADTQIVNLAGFTPADLALGKGYKEIAEILAN, translated from the coding sequence GTGGAAGAGTTAAGCAATTACATTTTGAAAATGAATCTTTCTGTTTTAGAACAATATATTGAAGAAGGAAAAAGTCACGACATTGATCTATTATTGATCGGAAACCCTGAATTATTACAAGAGACAACCAGTCATGGCATTTCCCCTTTATTATTAGCATGTTATTATAACAAACCACAAATTATCCGGATACTTTTGCAACATACCAAATCGATGACTATCCATGAGGCCTGTGCCGCAGGATTAACCGCATACGTGGAAGCAATTATCCAACAAGCCCCATCTGTCGTCAACGAATGGTCTTCCAATGGTTTTACACCTTTGACACTAGCAACCTATTTTAACAAGGCTGATATCGTCCGTCTATTATTATCCAAGAAGGTAGACCCAAATATAGCCAGTAGAAACGAACAGCTTGCCTATCCCTTACATATTGCCGCATCAAATAATAATGAAGAAATTGGCAAAATGCTTATTGAAGCTGATGCTGATGTCAATGCAATCCAAGCAACAGGCGAAACTGCATTACATTTTGCTGCCCAACATGGAAATATAGACTTCATTGTAGCCTTATTGGAATTTGGAGCAGACACGCAAATTGTCAACCTAGCGGGGTTTACGCCTGCTGACCTCGCTTTGGGAAAAGGATATAAAGAAATCGCCGAAATACTGGCAAATTAA
- the ribD gene encoding bifunctional diaminohydroxyphosphoribosylaminopyrimidine deaminase/5-amino-6-(5-phosphoribosylamino)uracil reductase RibD: MNMHRQYMQRCLDLAQLGAGSVSPNPMVGAVIVYDDQIIGEGYTSPYGGPHAEVNAVSQVLDRYGDTAKELLAASTFYVSLEPCAHYGKTPPCANMIADLKPLKVFVACLDPYAKVNGKGVEILREAGIEVEIGLLEKEAIWLNRRFFTRISQHRPYVILKWAQSKDGLIGQEDKQVWISNAASQQLTHRWRAEEDAILVGTHTARIDNPSLTVRHWKGKHPIRVLIDRDLVISQEAKIFDEKADTIVFNAKKTDWQGHIKHIELENYGLYLPQSILYQLYLMDVQSIIIEGGAKTLQTFIDAGLWDEARVFQSETELHTGILAPKLNGRVLEKQMISNDSLVVYVK; this comes from the coding sequence ATGAATATGCACAGGCAATATATGCAACGCTGCTTGGACCTCGCTCAACTAGGAGCAGGATCTGTCAGCCCAAACCCCATGGTGGGTGCAGTTATCGTTTATGACGACCAAATTATAGGGGAGGGGTATACTTCCCCTTACGGAGGTCCTCATGCTGAAGTGAATGCTGTCAGTCAGGTGTTGGACAGGTATGGTGATACGGCAAAAGAATTATTGGCTGCAAGTACATTTTATGTGAGTCTTGAGCCCTGTGCACATTATGGTAAGACACCGCCGTGTGCGAATATGATTGCCGACCTAAAGCCGCTAAAAGTTTTTGTGGCTTGTTTGGATCCCTATGCGAAGGTCAATGGGAAAGGTGTTGAAATACTAAGAGAGGCTGGTATTGAGGTTGAAATTGGGCTTTTGGAGAAAGAGGCGATCTGGCTCAACCGCCGTTTTTTTACACGAATTAGCCAACATCGCCCCTATGTTATTTTAAAATGGGCCCAATCTAAAGATGGCTTGATAGGTCAAGAGGATAAACAGGTTTGGATTAGCAACGCAGCTAGCCAACAACTGACTCATCGCTGGCGCGCAGAAGAGGATGCAATTTTAGTGGGAACCCATACAGCTCGGATTGACAATCCCAGTTTGACGGTTAGGCATTGGAAAGGTAAACATCCAATTCGTGTGTTGATAGATCGAGATTTAGTCATTTCACAAGAGGCTAAGATTTTTGATGAAAAAGCCGATACCATTGTGTTTAATGCAAAAAAAACAGACTGGCAAGGACACATTAAGCATATTGAACTTGAAAACTATGGTCTATATTTACCACAAAGCATTCTTTATCAATTGTACCTGATGGATGTGCAGTCTATTATCATTGAAGGAGGAGCGAAGACCTTACAAACATTTATTGATGCTGGTCTCTGGGATGAAGCACGGGTATTTCAATCTGAGACAGAACTGCATACTGGTATACTTGCTCCAAAATTGAATGGTAGGGTTCTTGAAAAGCAAATGATTTCCAATGATTCGCTTGTAGTTTATGTGAAATGA
- a CDS encoding DUF2851 family protein, with protein MVVTENLMQFIWKLRLFNTIGLLSSDGEPLTVINLGQHNLNAGPDFLMSHIILGDKEWYGNVEIHIRSSDWDRHHHQDDNAYNNVILHVVWVNDKVIHRRDGSVIPTILLSEYVDPHLLNKYSTMMNTTNWIPCQSQLGSVDSLKKTMWLDALSYERLEMKVQVIFDLLSDYENDWEKVFWIWMCRCMGLKVNAETFQELGEKLPLSLLHKYRSDILKIEAIFFGTGGFLPSEGDDEYANLLYKEFIYQQRIHEIVVVNGGWKKLRMRPYNFPEIRIAQLVVLFSQKSLSLSTILSLENVEEARSLFSIEPLNEYWKCRFSLGGKTSIEHSGKIGKGTIDILIVNAVVLFLFAYGKYYGIEKYIDRAIHFMETLPAEKNTIVKQFEEFEWTAENASQSQAILQLKKLYCDKKQCLHCRIGAEILRNG; from the coding sequence ATGGTGGTGACAGAAAACTTAATGCAGTTTATCTGGAAACTACGGCTATTCAATACAATAGGATTGCTATCTAGTGATGGAGAGCCGTTGACTGTGATAAACCTTGGTCAGCATAACCTGAACGCAGGGCCGGATTTTTTAATGTCTCATATCATACTTGGAGACAAGGAATGGTATGGAAATGTTGAGATCCATATTCGTTCGTCGGACTGGGATCGGCACCATCATCAGGATGATAATGCATATAATAATGTCATACTTCATGTTGTTTGGGTAAATGATAAAGTCATACATCGCAGGGATGGAAGTGTTATTCCGACCATCTTGCTTTCGGAATATGTGGATCCGCATTTACTCAATAAGTATTCGACGATGATGAATACCACAAATTGGATTCCTTGTCAGTCGCAGCTTGGTTCCGTTGATTCGTTGAAGAAGACGATGTGGCTGGATGCCTTGTCTTATGAGCGTTTGGAAATGAAAGTTCAGGTGATTTTTGATTTGTTGTCTGATTATGAAAATGATTGGGAGAAGGTTTTCTGGATCTGGATGTGTAGGTGCATGGGGTTAAAGGTGAATGCTGAAACATTTCAGGAGCTTGGAGAGAAACTTCCATTGTCCTTATTACATAAATATCGTTCTGATATATTGAAGATCGAAGCGATTTTTTTTGGAACAGGTGGCTTTTTGCCCAGTGAAGGAGATGATGAATATGCTAATTTACTCTATAAAGAGTTTATTTATCAGCAGCGTATTCATGAAATTGTAGTGGTAAACGGGGGATGGAAAAAGTTGAGAATGAGACCTTATAATTTTCCTGAAATTCGTATAGCACAGTTAGTCGTATTATTTAGCCAGAAATCATTGAGTCTTTCAACGATTTTAAGCTTGGAGAATGTGGAGGAAGCAAGATCGTTGTTTAGTATAGAACCGTTAAATGAATACTGGAAGTGTCGTTTTTCACTAGGAGGAAAGACGTCCATTGAACATTCTGGGAAAATAGGAAAAGGTACAATTGATATTCTCATTGTTAATGCGGTAGTGCTCTTTCTTTTTGCTTATGGGAAGTATTATGGGATAGAGAAATATATCGACCGAGCTATCCACTTTATGGAGACGTTACCTGCTGAAAAAAATACGATCGTAAAACAGTTTGAAGAATTCGAATGGACTGCTGAAAATGCCTCTCAAAGCCAGGCAATATTACAGTTGAAGAAATTATATTGCGACAAGAAGCAATGCCTTCATTGTAGGATCGGTGCCGAAATTTTGCGAAATGGTTAA
- a CDS encoding dihydroorotase produces the protein MKSLLITSVKVILPGNEYHQQTVDVFIEKGKIAQIGNTIKVADKNVETIDGTGKVLSPGFFDLHANFGEPGLETKEDIRTGTAAAAAGGFTAVAVMPNTEPAIQSRSEVALVVNAAKGNIVDVHPIGAISKKREGKEMAELYDMKQNGAVAFSDGNKSVQQAGLMSRALLYAKGFEGLIFSHAEDESMAGGNKMNEGTMSTYLGMKGIPNLAESLMVSRDLYLAEYTEAPIHFASISTPEAVDLIKKAKAKGLRVTCDVAAHQLVFTDEDIVGFDSNYKVSPPLRTKADAKALIKGIKDGVIDAVVSQHTPQEIEYKNVEFHIAKNGIIGLQTVLPLLVRAGLNEEQIVNSLAVRPRQILGLAIPQIKEGAIANLVLFDLAKSWNFDEKTNRSKSKNSPLFGQTLKGAVELVINNNQIIKND, from the coding sequence ATGAAAAGCTTATTGATTACTTCTGTTAAAGTAATTTTGCCGGGTAACGAATATCATCAGCAGACTGTTGACGTATTTATCGAAAAAGGGAAGATTGCACAGATTGGAAACACCATCAAAGTAGCTGATAAAAACGTAGAGACAATCGATGGAACAGGTAAGGTTCTATCGCCTGGATTTTTCGATTTACACGCCAATTTCGGGGAGCCGGGCTTGGAAACAAAAGAAGATATCCGCACAGGTACGGCTGCCGCCGCTGCTGGAGGTTTTACCGCTGTGGCGGTGATGCCTAATACTGAGCCCGCAATTCAAAGCCGGTCTGAGGTAGCGCTTGTCGTTAATGCGGCAAAAGGGAATATTGTCGATGTACATCCCATTGGTGCAATTAGTAAGAAGCGTGAAGGCAAAGAAATGGCTGAGCTGTACGATATGAAGCAAAATGGTGCAGTTGCATTCAGTGATGGAAATAAGAGTGTGCAACAAGCTGGATTAATGAGTAGAGCTTTGTTGTATGCAAAAGGATTTGAAGGGCTGATCTTTTCACATGCTGAAGATGAGTCTATGGCAGGGGGAAATAAAATGAATGAGGGCACAATGAGCACTTATTTGGGAATGAAAGGAATTCCTAACCTTGCGGAATCATTGATGGTTTCCCGTGATCTCTATCTAGCGGAATATACAGAAGCTCCAATCCATTTTGCATCAATCAGTACACCTGAAGCTGTAGATTTAATTAAAAAAGCTAAAGCGAAGGGCCTTCGGGTAACTTGTGATGTAGCTGCACATCAATTAGTGTTTACGGATGAGGATATCGTTGGTTTTGATAGCAATTATAAAGTAAGCCCACCATTGAGGACCAAAGCTGACGCGAAAGCGTTGATAAAAGGTATAAAGGATGGTGTAATAGATGCGGTGGTATCACAACATACTCCACAAGAAATAGAATATAAAAATGTGGAATTTCATATTGCTAAAAACGGTATAATCGGATTACAAACAGTATTACCGTTGTTAGTTCGTGCCGGACTAAATGAGGAACAGATTGTAAACAGTCTGGCTGTTAGACCAAGACAAATTCTTGGCTTAGCTATTCCGCAAATTAAAGAAGGTGCAATCGCGAATCTAGTTTTGTTTGACCTTGCGAAATCTTGGAATTTCGATGAAAAGACAAATAGATCCAAATCAAAAAATTCTCCACTATTCGGGCAGACTTTAAAGGGGGCTGTCGAATTGGTCATCAATAATAATCAAATCATTAAAAACGATTAA
- a CDS encoding UbiX family flavin prenyltransferase has product MSKRKIVVAITGASGSIYAKLLLEKLNSLKSQLAEVGIVMSNNAKDVWRAELGDESYQDVPFKFYDKSDFFAPFASGSARFDTMIVCPCSMGTLSRIAYGISSDLTTRAADVMLKERRKLILVTRETPLSIIHIQNMKLVTEAGGIICPASPSFYSLPKTLEELAETVVDRILSLAGFDFKHYQWGENS; this is encoded by the coding sequence ATGTCCAAAAGAAAAATTGTTGTTGCTATTACAGGAGCTAGTGGCTCTATATATGCGAAGTTGTTGCTGGAAAAACTGAATTCACTAAAATCTCAGCTAGCGGAGGTCGGGATTGTGATGTCTAATAATGCGAAGGATGTGTGGCGGGCTGAATTGGGAGATGAGAGCTATCAAGATGTGCCTTTCAAGTTCTACGATAAAAGTGATTTTTTTGCACCATTTGCATCGGGTTCGGCGCGTTTTGACACCATGATTGTCTGTCCTTGTTCTATGGGAACCTTATCAAGAATCGCCTATGGAATTTCTTCAGATCTTACTACCCGTGCAGCGGATGTGATGTTAAAGGAAAGACGGAAGCTTATTTTGGTTACACGGGAGACACCATTAAGTATTATCCATATTCAGAATATGAAACTGGTTACTGAAGCCGGTGGAATTATTTGTCCCGCTTCTCCTTCTTTCTATAGCCTGCCAAAAACTTTGGAGGAGTTGGCTGAGACTGTGGTCGATCGAATTTTAAGTTTAGCGGGATTTGATTTTAAACATTATCAGTGGGGAGAAAATTCCTAA